A DNA window from Rossellomorea marisflavi contains the following coding sequences:
- a CDS encoding ribose-phosphate diphosphokinase, translating to MPNSYINSKLKIFSLNSNYHLAKEIADEVGVELGKSSVKRFSDGEIQINIEESIRGCDVFVIQSTCEPVNENLMELLIMVDALKRASAKTISIVMPYYGYARQDRKARAREPITAKLVANLLETAGADRVITLDLHAPQIQGFFDILIDHLMGVPILADYFEKRDFNRDDLVIVSPDHGGVTRARKLAERLKAPIAIIDKRRPRPNVAEVMNIVGNIDGKVAILIDDIIDTAGTITLAANALVENGAKEVYACCTHPVLSGPAIERIDNSMIKELVVTNSIPLGDEKKIGKIKQLSVAPLISEAIIRVYEQQSVSTLFD from the coding sequence ATGCCAAACTCTTATATCAATTCGAAGCTTAAAATATTCTCTCTTAATTCCAACTACCATTTAGCGAAGGAAATCGCAGATGAAGTAGGCGTGGAACTCGGTAAATCTTCTGTTAAACGATTCAGCGATGGAGAAATCCAGATCAATATCGAAGAAAGCATCCGTGGCTGTGACGTATTTGTCATCCAATCGACATGCGAGCCGGTGAACGAAAATCTGATGGAACTTCTGATCATGGTGGATGCCCTCAAACGTGCGTCTGCTAAAACAATCAGCATCGTCATGCCTTACTACGGTTATGCCCGTCAAGACCGTAAAGCGCGTGCCCGTGAGCCTATCACGGCGAAGCTTGTGGCGAACCTTCTGGAGACGGCGGGAGCAGACCGCGTCATCACGCTTGATCTTCATGCTCCGCAGATTCAAGGATTCTTCGATATCCTCATCGATCACCTCATGGGTGTTCCGATTCTTGCGGATTATTTCGAGAAGAGAGACTTCAACCGCGATGACCTCGTGATCGTATCCCCTGACCACGGTGGAGTGACACGTGCCCGTAAGCTTGCAGAACGCCTTAAAGCACCAATCGCCATCATCGACAAACGCCGTCCGCGTCCGAACGTAGCGGAAGTCATGAATATCGTCGGGAATATCGATGGGAAAGTGGCCATCCTCATCGATGACATCATCGATACGGCTGGAACCATCACCCTGGCAGCCAATGCCCTTGTGGAAAATGGAGCGAAGGAAGTCTATGCATGCTGTACGCATCCTGTCCTTTCAGGTCCGGCCATCGAGCGCATTGATAACTCCATGATCAAAGAACTTGTTGTCACGAACTCCATTCCTCTCGGAGACGAGAAAAAGATCGGTAAAATCAAACAGCTTTCCGTTGCACCGCTCATCAGTGAAGCGATCATCCGCGTCTATGAGCAGCAATCTGTCAGCACGCTGTTCGATTAA
- the spoVT gene encoding stage V sporulation protein T codes for MKATGIVRRIDDLGRVVIPKEIRRTLRIREGDPLEIFVDRDGEVILKKYSPISELGDFAKEYGEALYDSLGSAVLICDRDAVIAISGASKKEYLNKNVGELIEKVMEDRASLLHTQQGQAELVDGHGEDLASYTIAPIVANGDPIGAVAIFSKDRTVGEVEQKAVETAAGFLARQMEQ; via the coding sequence ATGAAGGCAACTGGTATTGTTCGTCGTATTGATGATTTAGGTCGTGTAGTCATCCCAAAAGAAATCCGAAGGACCCTGAGGATCCGTGAAGGGGATCCCCTGGAGATCTTCGTCGATCGCGACGGCGAAGTCATCCTGAAGAAATACTCCCCGATCTCGGAGCTTGGAGACTTTGCGAAAGAGTATGGTGAAGCATTGTATGACAGTCTCGGAAGTGCAGTATTGATCTGCGACCGTGATGCCGTCATCGCCATCTCAGGGGCATCCAAGAAGGAATACCTCAATAAGAATGTCGGTGAACTCATCGAGAAGGTGATGGAGGACCGCGCATCTCTCCTTCACACCCAGCAGGGACAAGCCGAGCTTGTTGACGGCCATGGTGAGGATCTTGCTTCCTACACCATCGCTCCGATCGTTGCCAATGGCGACCCTATCGGCGCAGTGGCGATCTTCTCTAAAGATCGCACAGTTGGTGAAGTGGAACAAAAAGCGGTTGAAACGGCAGCTGGCTTCTTGGCAAGACAGATGGAGCAATAA
- a CDS encoding putative polysaccharide biosynthesis protein → MGHTYSSKGFLKGAMILTMAALLTKLLSAVYRIPFQNIVGDIGFYIYQQVYPFYGIALALSTYGFPVIISKMVAEKVDRGDQEGAKKVAATSFIFLLLVGVIWFVAVYAGADIISTWMGDPQLAPLIRVISLSFLLLAPLSVLRGYHQGKEQMVPTAVSQVAEQSVRVVTILVSSTVLLAKGNSLYAAGQGALFGSITGGLAAVIVLVLFTAAKKEGLLGGASFFPKGFKGVWTALMKDGTAICVSAMLLVLLQFVDSLNVYALLTAHGVEEGAAKTLKGVYDRGQPFIQLGTVAATSISLTIVPLVTTAYLKGKKELVRDYSQLALKISILIGFAATLGLVNIMVPTNTMLFENADGSSVLAVFSLSIFFSCLILTFSGILQGIGRIYYPAAIIIGGIPIKFILNMLLIPVFGVMGASLSTVLTLGLITIGLVVKMKRLFGINLITPSFYKSLFISGAGMTLVLQGLLLGYRWLLTNGAHERMTSAFFALAGVAVGAVVFLLLFLRGEHLSEEEISFLPFGSKMNRVKKGLQPRYRK, encoded by the coding sequence TTGGGTCATACATACTCCTCCAAAGGGTTTCTAAAGGGTGCGATGATCCTCACCATGGCGGCACTTTTGACAAAGTTATTGAGTGCCGTCTATCGGATCCCTTTTCAGAATATCGTAGGAGATATTGGATTTTATATTTATCAGCAGGTGTATCCTTTTTACGGGATCGCCCTCGCCCTCTCCACTTATGGATTCCCTGTGATCATCTCAAAAATGGTGGCAGAGAAGGTCGACCGGGGTGATCAGGAAGGGGCAAAGAAGGTGGCGGCCACATCCTTCATCTTCCTCCTTCTCGTGGGAGTGATCTGGTTTGTCGCCGTCTATGCAGGGGCCGATATCATTTCGACCTGGATGGGGGATCCGCAGCTCGCCCCATTGATCCGTGTCATTTCCTTATCCTTCTTGCTGCTTGCCCCTCTATCAGTCCTTAGAGGGTACCATCAGGGGAAGGAGCAGATGGTGCCTACGGCGGTGAGCCAGGTGGCAGAGCAAAGCGTCCGTGTCGTGACAATCCTTGTTTCATCCACGGTCCTCCTTGCCAAGGGGAATTCTCTCTACGCTGCCGGACAGGGGGCTCTATTCGGCTCGATCACGGGAGGACTAGCAGCTGTGATCGTCCTGGTTTTATTCACCGCAGCTAAAAAAGAAGGATTGCTGGGGGGCGCATCCTTTTTCCCGAAAGGGTTCAAGGGAGTCTGGACAGCCCTCATGAAGGATGGAACGGCCATCTGTGTGAGTGCCATGCTCCTCGTCCTTCTTCAGTTTGTCGATTCCCTGAATGTATATGCCTTGTTGACTGCACACGGGGTAGAAGAGGGAGCCGCAAAGACCCTTAAAGGTGTATACGACCGGGGACAGCCCTTCATACAGCTTGGGACCGTTGCGGCCACTTCCATCTCACTGACGATCGTTCCCCTGGTCACGACGGCCTACCTGAAAGGGAAGAAGGAGCTGGTAAGGGACTACAGCCAGCTTGCGTTGAAGATAAGCATCCTCATCGGTTTTGCAGCAACACTCGGGCTCGTGAACATCATGGTGCCCACGAATACGATGCTGTTTGAGAATGCAGATGGATCCAGCGTGCTGGCGGTGTTTTCCCTGTCGATTTTCTTTAGCTGTCTGATCCTGACGTTTTCTGGCATCCTGCAGGGGATCGGGAGGATTTATTACCCCGCAGCCATCATCATTGGAGGCATCCCGATCAAGTTCATCCTGAATATGCTCCTTATACCGGTGTTCGGGGTCATGGGTGCATCCCTGTCCACGGTACTTACTTTGGGACTGATTACGATCGGCCTCGTAGTGAAGATGAAGCGATTATTCGGGATCAATTTGATCACCCCGTCATTTTATAAGAGCCTGTTTATCAGCGGTGCAGGAATGACCCTTGTCCTGCAGGGCTTGTTGCTTGGCTACAGGTGGCTCCTGACAAACGGGGCACATGAGCGGATGACCTCGGCGTTCTTCGCCCTAGCCGGGGTGGCAGTGGGGGCGGTGGTGTTTCTCCTCTTGTTCTTAAGAGGGGAGCATCTATCGGAAGAAGAAATCAGCTTTTTGCCATTCGGCAGCAAAATGAACCGGGTGAAGAAAGGCCTTCAGCCCCGGTATAGAAAGTAG
- a CDS encoding anti-sigma-F factor Fin family protein, with the protein MAIHYQCRHCGTKVGTLTHACNSETLGLDRLSDEERLHMIHYRNDGDIEIKTICEDCQESLERYPDYHGLDHIIQ; encoded by the coding sequence TTGGCTATTCATTATCAGTGCCGGCACTGCGGTACAAAGGTCGGGACCCTTACCCATGCATGCAACTCTGAAACCCTCGGTCTTGATCGGCTGTCGGATGAGGAGAGGCTGCACATGATCCATTACCGGAATGACGGTGATATCGAGATTAAAACCATTTGTGAAGACTGTCAGGAAAGCCTTGAGCGGTATCCTGACTATCATGGGTTGGACCATATCATCCAGTAA
- a CDS encoding 50S ribosomal protein L25/general stress protein Ctc: MATELKATKRKDFKRSSLTELRHKGSIPAVVYGYKTDNTAIEIDAITFIKTIREVGRNGIISLNVDGSKQNVILNDYQQDHLKDAVTHVDFLAVNMSQEIDADVRIDLSGESAGVKEGGVLQQPLYEVSVSAKPSDIPDSIEVDIAGLQIGDTVTIGDIRDQFNFTINDEDETTIASVLAPRQEEDIDSGEKQEEDSPESQGGESESSSESGSEEE, from the coding sequence ATGGCAACAGAATTGAAAGCAACGAAACGTAAAGACTTCAAACGTTCTTCACTAACGGAACTACGACATAAAGGTAGCATCCCTGCAGTAGTGTACGGGTATAAAACGGATAATACGGCCATCGAGATCGATGCCATTACATTCATCAAGACGATTCGCGAAGTTGGACGCAACGGGATCATTTCCCTTAATGTGGATGGCAGCAAGCAGAACGTCATCCTGAACGATTATCAGCAGGATCATCTCAAGGATGCCGTCACCCACGTGGACTTCCTGGCAGTCAACATGTCACAGGAAATCGACGCCGATGTACGCATCGATCTATCGGGTGAGTCGGCGGGCGTGAAAGAAGGCGGCGTACTTCAGCAGCCACTGTATGAAGTATCCGTATCAGCCAAACCGTCTGATATCCCAGACAGCATCGAAGTCGATATCGCCGGACTGCAAATCGGGGATACCGTCACGATCGGAGATATCCGTGATCAATTTAACTTCACCATCAACGATGAAGACGAAACAACCATCGCTTCCGTACTCGCACCGCGTCAAGAGGAAGACATTGATTCCGGTGAGAAGCAGGAAGAAGATTCTCCTGAAAGCCAAGGCGGGGAGTCGGAATCCTCTTCTGAAAGCGGATCTGAAGAAGAATAA
- the mfd gene encoding transcription-repair coupling factor, whose amino-acid sequence MKGILTYVHQSEEVQSLITGIEERLSEQLVAGLSGSSRSAYIADVYLQTKRSTIVVTHNLFQAQKIYEDLVQFLSEDEVYLYSANELIAAELSVASPELRAQRIEVLNKLSQRQNGVYIVPVSGLRKILPPMDLWTKNQIRFNVGEDIDLDEVLNQLVQMGYQRAGMVSTPGEFSLRGGIVDIFPLTSQHPVRIELFDTEIDSIRTFSVEDQRSIDKLKTVDIGPATEVLLTYQNIERLIGEINQGLSKSLKKVKSAGVKEKMTEYIGHEIEQLENGQVPEQIFKYLSLAYETPASLLDYLPEDGVLFFDEYSRVQEMSESLEKEEAEWYTSLLSEGQIIHDMVVSHPFASLISNAKRSKVYFSLFLRHIPNTSPQNIFNVSTKPMQNFHGQMNVLKAELDRWKKGKYTVVLLGPDEERVKKLQRVLDDYQIEIAFVKDGAPLLDGKIQMINGSLTNGFELPLQKLAVITEEELFNKRTQKKPRRQKMSNAERIKSYSELKVGDLVVHVNHGIGKYLGIETLEINGVHKDYLHLKYQGSDKLYVPVDQIDLVQKYVASENKDPKLYKLGGNEWKKVKSKVASSVQDIADDLIKLYAEREAAKGYAFSPDGDMQREFEIAFPYEETEDQLRSIHEIKLDMERERPMDRLLCGDVGYGKTEVAIRAAFKAIADGKQVALLVPTTILAQQHYETIKERFQDFPVEISLLSRFRTRKQQQETTKGLKDGTVDIVVGTHRLLSKDIQYRDLGLLIIDEEQRFGVTHKEKIKQLKTNIDVLTLTATPIPRTLHMSMLGVRDLSVIETPPENRFPVQTYVMEYNGALIKEAIEREMARNGQVYFLYNRVEDIERKADEISMLVPDARVAYAHGQMSENELEAVILSFLAGEYDVLVTTTIIETGVDIPNVNTLIVFDADRMGLSQLYQLRGRVGRSNRVAYSYFTYRKDKVLTEVAEKRLQAIKEFTELGSGFKIAMRDLTIRGAGNLLGAQQHGFIDSVGFDLYSQMLKEAIEERKGDRPKQPEASLEVDLDLDAYIPDTYIKDGHQKIEMYKRFRALSSLKEVEELEEEILDRFGEYPEEVGYLFLISEMKIYARNTRLDSVKQDKKGVNIFMSPEGTAAIDGSKVFDICSKHGRVVGLGMEGSKLKISINTTRLKADKWFNMAYDIVKNLDQALKTEVHEA is encoded by the coding sequence TTGAAAGGAATTCTAACATATGTCCATCAGAGCGAAGAAGTCCAGTCCCTGATCACAGGGATCGAGGAACGTCTTTCAGAGCAGCTTGTGGCAGGACTTTCGGGTTCTTCCAGAAGCGCCTATATAGCAGATGTTTATCTGCAGACGAAGCGGTCGACGATCGTTGTCACACATAATCTGTTCCAGGCACAGAAGATCTATGAGGATCTTGTGCAGTTCCTCAGTGAGGATGAAGTCTATCTTTATTCAGCCAATGAACTGATCGCAGCTGAGCTGAGCGTGGCGAGCCCGGAACTCAGGGCGCAGAGGATCGAAGTGCTGAACAAGCTTTCCCAGCGGCAGAATGGGGTGTACATCGTTCCGGTGTCGGGATTGAGAAAGATCCTGCCGCCGATGGACCTGTGGACCAAAAATCAAATCCGTTTCAACGTCGGTGAAGACATCGATTTGGACGAGGTCTTGAATCAGCTTGTCCAGATGGGCTATCAGCGCGCAGGAATGGTAAGCACACCAGGTGAATTCAGCCTCAGGGGAGGGATCGTCGATATTTTCCCGTTGACATCACAGCATCCGGTTCGGATTGAGCTGTTTGATACGGAGATCGATTCCATCCGTACGTTCTCCGTGGAGGATCAACGGTCCATCGACAAACTGAAAACGGTCGATATCGGGCCGGCGACAGAGGTTCTCCTCACCTATCAGAACATCGAGCGGCTCATTGGAGAGATCAATCAAGGTCTGTCAAAGAGCTTGAAAAAGGTTAAATCCGCAGGCGTCAAAGAAAAGATGACGGAATATATCGGTCATGAAATCGAGCAGCTTGAGAATGGTCAGGTGCCTGAACAGATCTTCAAGTATCTGTCACTCGCCTATGAAACGCCTGCTAGTCTATTAGATTATCTGCCTGAAGACGGTGTCCTCTTCTTCGATGAGTACAGCCGTGTGCAGGAGATGAGCGAGTCCCTTGAGAAAGAGGAGGCCGAATGGTATACCTCGTTGTTGTCCGAGGGGCAGATCATCCACGACATGGTCGTGTCGCATCCTTTTGCATCCCTGATATCGAATGCCAAACGTTCAAAGGTGTATTTCTCCTTGTTCCTTCGTCATATACCGAATACGAGCCCTCAGAATATCTTCAACGTATCCACCAAGCCCATGCAGAACTTCCACGGGCAGATGAATGTGCTGAAAGCGGAGCTCGACCGGTGGAAAAAAGGAAAGTATACCGTCGTTCTACTGGGACCGGATGAAGAGCGTGTGAAAAAGCTTCAGCGCGTGCTGGATGATTATCAGATCGAAATCGCATTCGTGAAAGACGGGGCTCCCCTTCTTGACGGCAAGATCCAGATGATCAATGGAAGTTTGACGAACGGCTTCGAGCTTCCTCTTCAGAAGCTCGCCGTCATCACGGAAGAAGAGCTCTTCAATAAACGTACGCAGAAAAAGCCGAGAAGGCAGAAGATGTCCAATGCCGAGCGGATCAAGAGCTATTCCGAGCTGAAGGTTGGAGATCTCGTCGTCCATGTGAATCACGGGATCGGGAAATACCTCGGGATCGAAACGCTTGAGATCAACGGTGTTCACAAGGACTATCTCCATCTGAAATACCAGGGCAGCGATAAGCTCTATGTACCGGTCGATCAAATCGACTTGGTCCAAAAATATGTCGCGTCGGAAAATAAAGATCCGAAGCTGTATAAACTCGGCGGGAACGAATGGAAGAAGGTTAAATCGAAGGTTGCGTCCTCCGTACAGGATATTGCCGATGACCTCATCAAGCTATATGCGGAAAGGGAAGCGGCTAAGGGATATGCCTTCTCACCTGACGGGGATATGCAGAGGGAATTCGAGATTGCCTTCCCATATGAAGAGACCGAAGATCAGCTCAGGTCCATCCATGAAATCAAGCTGGATATGGAACGGGAGCGTCCCATGGACCGCCTTCTGTGCGGGGATGTCGGATACGGGAAGACCGAAGTTGCTATCCGCGCGGCCTTCAAGGCCATTGCCGACGGAAAACAGGTCGCCCTCCTTGTGCCGACGACGATCCTGGCTCAACAGCATTATGAAACCATCAAGGAACGATTCCAGGACTTCCCGGTGGAGATCAGCCTCTTGAGCCGCTTCAGGACGAGGAAGCAGCAGCAGGAGACAACGAAAGGCCTGAAGGACGGAACGGTCGATATCGTCGTCGGTACCCACAGGCTGTTATCGAAAGATATTCAATACCGTGACCTTGGCCTTCTCATCATCGATGAAGAACAACGCTTCGGGGTCACGCATAAAGAAAAGATCAAACAGCTGAAGACCAATATCGATGTGCTGACGCTCACGGCGACACCGATTCCACGTACCCTTCATATGTCCATGCTCGGGGTGAGGGATCTGTCGGTCATCGAAACGCCGCCTGAAAACCGTTTCCCTGTGCAGACCTATGTGATGGAGTATAACGGTGCCCTCATCAAAGAGGCGATCGAGCGTGAGATGGCACGGAACGGTCAGGTCTACTTCCTATATAACCGCGTCGAGGATATCGAGCGGAAGGCAGATGAAATCTCCATGCTGGTGCCGGATGCCAGGGTGGCGTACGCCCACGGCCAAATGTCAGAGAATGAACTGGAAGCCGTGATCCTCAGCTTCCTGGCAGGGGAATACGATGTGCTCGTCACGACGACCATCATCGAGACAGGGGTAGATATTCCGAACGTCAATACCCTCATCGTCTTCGATGCAGATCGAATGGGCCTCTCCCAGCTCTATCAATTGAGGGGACGTGTCGGAAGGTCCAACCGCGTGGCGTATTCGTACTTCACTTATCGCAAGGATAAAGTCCTGACGGAGGTGGCGGAAAAGAGGCTTCAGGCCATCAAAGAATTCACGGAACTCGGGTCTGGATTCAAAATCGCCATGCGCGATCTGACCATCCGGGGAGCCGGGAATCTGCTCGGTGCCCAGCAGCATGGATTCATTGATTCCGTCGGTTTCGATCTATATTCCCAGATGCTCAAAGAAGCAATCGAGGAGCGTAAAGGCGATCGGCCGAAGCAGCCGGAAGCATCCCTTGAAGTCGATCTTGATCTTGATGCCTACATTCCTGATACCTATATCAAGGACGGACACCAGAAGATCGAGATGTATAAACGGTTCCGTGCCCTTTCTTCCCTCAAGGAAGTCGAAGAGCTCGAAGAAGAGATCCTTGACCGGTTCGGTGAATACCCTGAAGAAGTGGGCTATCTGTTCCTGATATCGGAAATGAAGATCTATGCGAGGAATACAAGGCTCGACAGCGTCAAGCAGGATAAGAAGGGCGTGAACATCTTCATGTCACCGGAAGGGACGGCAGCTATCGACGGATCGAAGGTATTCGACATCTGTTCGAAGCATGGCAGGGTCGTCGGACTCGGCATGGAAGGGTCCAAACTCAAGATCTCCATCAACACCACAAGGCTGAAAGCAGACAAGTGGTTCAATATGGCATATGACATTGTGAAGAATTTGGACCAGGCTTTGAAAACGGAAGTTCATGAAGCCTGA
- the glmU gene encoding bifunctional UDP-N-acetylglucosamine diphosphorylase/glucosamine-1-phosphate N-acetyltransferase GlmU, protein MTNRYAVILAAGQGTRMKSKLYKVLHQVCGKPMVEHVVDQISTLNVEKTVTVVGHGAELVKSHLEGKSDFALQSEQLGTAHAVRQSEDVLGNLEGTTLVVCGDTPLIKGETMEALVEHHERLGAKATILTGHTESPDGYGRIIRNDQGLVERIVEHKDATDEERRVKEINTGTYCFDNKALFDALTKVSNDNVQGEYYLPDVIEILKSEGETVSAYQTGDFAETLGVNDRVALAQAEITMQGRINEFHMRNGVTIKDPQNTYIDSDITIGRDTVILPGTVLKGNTVIGEDAVVGPNSEVKDCTIGDRTVLRQSVAHDSFIGADVQIGPFAHIRPASNIGDEVKIGNFVEVKKASFGKGSKASHLSYIGDAEVGSDVNLGCGSITVNYDGKNKFLTKIEDGVFVGCNSNLVAPVTIGQGAYVAAGSTITEDVPGEALSIARARQVNKENYAQNLNHKK, encoded by the coding sequence ATGACAAATAGATACGCCGTTATTTTAGCTGCCGGTCAGGGTACCAGGATGAAGTCTAAGTTATATAAAGTGCTTCATCAGGTGTGCGGGAAGCCCATGGTTGAGCATGTGGTCGATCAAATTTCCACATTGAATGTGGAAAAGACGGTCACGGTTGTCGGTCATGGTGCAGAGCTCGTCAAATCCCATCTTGAAGGGAAGAGCGATTTTGCCCTTCAGTCGGAGCAGCTGGGAACGGCTCATGCGGTAAGGCAGTCGGAAGATGTGTTAGGGAATCTGGAAGGCACTACTTTAGTCGTATGCGGAGATACTCCCCTCATCAAGGGAGAGACGATGGAAGCGTTGGTCGAGCATCATGAACGACTCGGCGCGAAGGCGACCATCCTTACGGGGCATACGGAATCGCCGGATGGATATGGACGTATCATCCGTAATGATCAGGGACTGGTCGAGCGGATCGTTGAGCACAAAGATGCGACAGACGAAGAGCGACGCGTGAAGGAGATCAATACGGGAACGTACTGCTTTGACAATAAAGCTCTTTTCGACGCTTTGACGAAGGTATCCAATGATAATGTCCAAGGGGAATATTACCTCCCGGATGTCATTGAGATCCTTAAGTCAGAAGGGGAGACTGTCAGCGCATATCAGACAGGCGATTTCGCTGAAACGCTTGGTGTGAATGATCGCGTGGCCTTGGCACAGGCCGAGATCACCATGCAGGGGCGCATCAACGAATTTCATATGAGAAATGGTGTAACCATCAAAGATCCACAAAATACGTACATTGATTCAGATATTACGATAGGGAGAGATACGGTCATCCTGCCCGGGACGGTGCTCAAGGGGAACACGGTCATCGGTGAGGATGCAGTGGTCGGACCGAACTCGGAAGTGAAGGATTGCACAATTGGCGACCGCACTGTATTGAGACAATCCGTCGCACACGATAGTTTCATAGGAGCGGATGTCCAGATCGGCCCATTTGCTCATATCCGACCGGCTTCGAACATCGGTGATGAAGTGAAGATCGGGAATTTTGTCGAGGTTAAAAAGGCTTCATTCGGCAAAGGAAGCAAAGCGTCGCATCTCAGCTACATCGGCGATGCCGAGGTAGGCAGTGACGTGAATCTCGGCTGTGGCTCCATCACGGTGAACTATGACGGAAAAAATAAATTCCTCACCAAAATCGAGGATGGTGTATTCGTAGGATGCAACTCGAACCTCGTGGCACCGGTGACGATCGGCCAGGGTGCCTATGTGGCTGCCGGATCGACCATCACGGAAGACGTACCGGGTGAGGCACTCTCTATCGCAAGAGCGCGCCAGGTAAATAAAGAAAATTATGCTCAAAATCTAAATCATAAGAAATAA
- the pth gene encoding aminoacyl-tRNA hydrolase: MKLIVGLGNPGARFDQTRHNIGFDIIDALADNLGTPLDQSKFKGVYGIHRHNGEKIVLLKPLTFMNLSGESIVPLMDYFDIANEDLLVIYDDLDLPVGKIRLRQKGSAGGHNGIKSTIAHLGSQNFNRIRIGIDRPTNGMSVPDYVLGKFSKEDQAELDKVIASSVEACKTWFEKPFIEVMNHFN, from the coding sequence ATGAAATTGATAGTAGGATTAGGAAACCCGGGTGCGCGCTTTGATCAAACGCGTCATAATATCGGGTTCGACATTATAGATGCCCTTGCCGACAATCTGGGTACCCCCCTCGATCAGTCGAAGTTCAAGGGAGTATATGGGATACACCGGCATAATGGAGAAAAGATCGTCCTTCTCAAGCCGCTTACGTTCATGAATCTATCCGGTGAAAGCATCGTTCCGCTGATGGATTACTTCGACATTGCCAACGAAGACCTCCTCGTCATCTATGATGATCTGGATCTGCCTGTCGGTAAGATCCGACTCCGCCAAAAAGGGAGCGCGGGTGGTCATAATGGAATCAAATCCACGATTGCCCATCTCGGTTCCCAGAATTTCAACCGTATCCGGATCGGGATCGACCGACCGACAAACGGAATGAGCGTCCCTGATTACGTTCTTGGGAAGTTCTCCAAGGAAGATCAGGCGGAGCTCGACAAAGTCATCGCTTCAAGCGTGGAAGCGTGTAAAACGTGGTTTGAAAAACCGTTCATCGAAGTGATGAATCACTTCAACTGA